The proteins below come from a single Maylandia zebra isolate NMK-2024a linkage group LG23, Mzebra_GT3a, whole genome shotgun sequence genomic window:
- the vamp4 gene encoding vesicle-associated membrane protein 4 isoform X1: MREPDREEQPEDNMPPKFKRHLNDDEVTGSIRSERRNLLEEDSDEEEDFFLRGPTGPRFGPQNDKIKQVQSQVDEVIDVMQENISKVIERGERLDDLQDKSESLSDNASAFSSRAKQLHRRMWWRDMKMKMIIALVVVALLLIIIIPVILRYR; the protein is encoded by the exons ATG AGGGAGCCAGACCGGGAGGAGCAGCCTGAAGACAACATGCCACCGAAGTTTAAACGACACCTCAATGACGATGAGGTCACGGGATCCATTCGCAGCGAGAGG AGGAATTTGTTGGAGGAGGACTCTGATGAGGAGGAAGACTTCTTTCT GAGAGGGCCAACAGGACCCAGGTTTGGACCTCAGAATGACAAAATCAAGCA GGTGCAGTCGCAGGTCGACGAGGTGATTGATGTGATGCAGGAGAACATCTCCAAGGTGATAGAGAGGGGCGAGCGACTCGATGACCTGCAGGACAAGTCAG AGAGCCTATCGGACAACGCTTCTGCTTTCAGCAGCCGAGCCAAACAGCTGCACAGGAGGATGTGGTGGAGAGATATGAAG ATGAAGATGATTATTGCGCTGGTGGTGGTTGCTCTCCTGCTGATTATCATTA TTCCAGTGATTCTTCGATATCGCTAG
- the vamp4 gene encoding vesicle-associated membrane protein 4 isoform X2, with translation MPPKFKRHLNDDEVTGSIRSERRNLLEEDSDEEEDFFLRGPTGPRFGPQNDKIKQVQSQVDEVIDVMQENISKVIERGERLDDLQDKSESLSDNASAFSSRAKQLHRRMWWRDMKMKMIIALVVVALLLIIIIPVILRYR, from the exons ATGCCACCGAAGTTTAAACGACACCTCAATGACGATGAGGTCACGGGATCCATTCGCAGCGAGAGG AGGAATTTGTTGGAGGAGGACTCTGATGAGGAGGAAGACTTCTTTCT GAGAGGGCCAACAGGACCCAGGTTTGGACCTCAGAATGACAAAATCAAGCA GGTGCAGTCGCAGGTCGACGAGGTGATTGATGTGATGCAGGAGAACATCTCCAAGGTGATAGAGAGGGGCGAGCGACTCGATGACCTGCAGGACAAGTCAG AGAGCCTATCGGACAACGCTTCTGCTTTCAGCAGCCGAGCCAAACAGCTGCACAGGAGGATGTGGTGGAGAGATATGAAG ATGAAGATGATTATTGCGCTGGTGGTGGTTGCTCTCCTGCTGATTATCATTA TTCCAGTGATTCTTCGATATCGCTAG